GGCCTGAAGTGCGGCGTTTTCAGCGGCGACTTCGCGCATCAAGGTTTCGAGTTTGACGATTTCCAGGTTCAAGTTGGTCATGAGGCGTCTGATCTGGGCCGCCAACCAAAGGTCGGCATGTTGACGCAGGCGGGTTTTATAGCGGGCGCGCTCCTCAACGAGGCTGTCGCGCTGGGCCACCAGCAGGGCCAGACGGGCAGTGGCGGGATCTGCGGGTGGAGTGGTCGCAGGCTTGAGGGCGGAGCCATAAGCAGCAAGGATGGAGGCATCGATGCGGTCGGTCTTGGCCAGGCGGTTTTGAGCGCGGGCGAAGTCACGGGGCAGGCGTGGATTGACGAGGCTGAGGGGAATTTTGCCTTCGTGAAGAGCTTGGACCATGAGGCGCTCATAGCCGCCGGTGGCTTCGCAAATGACCTGCACAGAGCGAGGGTGTTTGGCGATGAGGTTGCGCAGCTTGCGCACGCCGCAGGGAGTGTTTGGAAAGGAGTGATTTTGGGAGAGGAAGGCAACTTCGAGAGAGTCTTTGGAGACATCAACGCCGAGGTAGACAGGATCGGGGCACATGGATTAAATGGAAGGAGTTGGTGAGGGGTTGGATCAACCTTGTGGATACGAACTCTCGCAAAGCGCGAAAACGCCGTGTGAGGTTCAGGCAACTGTTCGATCTCAGACCGATGAAGCAGAAGAGG
This DNA window, taken from Prosthecobacter debontii, encodes the following:
- a CDS encoding IS110 family transposase, with translation MCPDPVYLGVDVSKDSLEVAFLSQNHSFPNTPCGVRKLRNLIAKHPRSVQVICEATGGYERLMVQALHEGKIPLSLVNPRLPRDFARAQNRLAKTDRIDASILAAYGSALKPATTPPADPATARLALLVAQRDSLVEERARYKTRLRQHADLWLAAQIRRLMTNLNLEIVKLETLMREVAAENAALQARSQRLDEAAGIDWRSALCLCAHMPELGSLKREQAAALAGLAPFNRDSGQWR